The nucleotide sequence AATCCAGTATTGTGCTCGACTCTGGCCCGATTCGTAGTAGGCACTCAACGCCTGGCGAACTGAATCTGGCTTGATCAATCTGACGCGATTGGCTCCAGCTAGCGTGGGATAGGCGGATGCCCGTAGGAAGGCTGTGACCTGCGAGTTGAAGGCGTAGAGCTGGAGGTGGATACTGTCGGCCGGAGGGGATTCGAGGTCGCGGTTGTCGACAAGCCACGCGATAGTCTGAGTCTTCTCTCTCGCGTAGGGTGCTTGACGCGCGAAGGTGAGGGAATCCGTGCGGAGGTCCTCGAGGAGAGCCGTCATCGCTCCCTCCGTTGCCTTTACCTCGACCCTGTGCTCCCGGTAGTTCTCGGCGCCGAGGGCCAACGCCACACCAAAGAAGACGATGACCAATTCCACAAGGAGGCGCTTGGCGCTGCGTCGCTTCTGATTCATGCTCCGATGATAGCCACCTGTGGTCTAGACGCTAGTCGCCACTGAGCGAGCTGACCACGACGAGTCCTCGTGGCCGACGGGACCGTGTTTGCGCCAGAGCAGGAGGGGCGGGAGGGGGCCGCCGCCGCTATCGACGCCTGAACTGCCACGGACTAGCACAGGACACCGTGAGAGGTGAGCTCATGTGTGACTCTCTATACCAAGCGATTGCTACTGTCACGGGTTGCCGCGTAGGTAGCGGGCCACTCGGCTTTCGCCTCGAGCCCCTTGTTCGCGGACAGGCCGTGCAGCAGACTCGCGAGACGTTATGTATCCGGATCTTCACGTGGACACGGTGCATTGAGACTAGGGTTTGCCGGGATCGACCTGGCGTTCGCAAAGCGCAAGAGGCTCCCCGTCGCACTGTGCACATGGGTGGACGGCCGTTTGGTGCCTGAGCCGCTAGGGGCACTCCCGTTCGAGCCACCGCGGGGTAGCGGAAACGCGATGGTTCTCGACGAGGACGTGGTCACGGAATTCGTTGAGGCTACGGCGACCTACTTGGTCCGCGTCTGCGACCACCTTGGTGTGCGCTTGGGACGGATCGCGATTGATGCGCCCAGTGCTCCGAGGTTGGCGGGGACGGACCGGCGAGCAGCGGAGCTCGCCATGGACCGAGCTGGAATCAGCTGCTTCTCAACGCCGTCCGCCGACGATTTCAACGAGATCTTCACGAAGGTGCGGCGACATCTTGGGCAGGGTGGGGCAGAGAACCGAATCCCGCATGCCAACCAGCTTTGGATGGTCGTTGGCTTCCGACTCTTCAGTCGTCTGTCCGAACTCGCTCCCTGCGTAGAGGTGTTCCCGCAGGCTACGGCTCGCGTCCTTGGGTCCGGTCAGGTGCATAAGTCAGAGTCGGGTGGCGTCGAAGCACAGTTGGCGGAGGCTGCGATCCACACGGGCTGGCCAGGCGGCGGGGAGGCTGACCCTGCCTTCGAAGACATTGCCTTCGGACCGGCTCACGATCGCCTGGACGCTTACCTCTCCGCATGGGTTGCCGCTCTGGCCCCGGAGGAACGTCACGCGTTCGGCGATCCACCGGACGACGTGATCTGGGCACCGAAGGTTGGCTCGGCGGTGTTCGATCGCCCTGTGGTGACCAAGCCGAAGCGGAGGCTTTCTCGCCCCAAGGTGCGCTCGGGTGTGGTGCACGCCGAGCGCTTCAAGCGAATGTGCCCGGGCTGTGGTGCGCACGAATTTGTGCGGTGGCCCTTCGGCTGGGACGCGCACGCCGCCTACAAGTGCGTGGGTCTCGAAGGGACGGCCCCGGGGGCGAGGAAGGCCGAGTTCAAGACGAAGTTCGGACACACCTTTCGGTCGGATTCCTAACAAGCGGTTGTTACTGGCACGCGTTACAATCGGGTCGCGCGCGGCTGCGCGCGGTCAGCTTTTCAGGCCGCGCAGCAGAATTGCGAGACGTTAGGCAACTTCCCGTGGTGCGGGCTGGCGGGGCCCCATCTCGCGATTCCAGCGATGACACTGCTGGCCGCGACCGGAGGTGGGGCCGCATTCTCTGGTGTGCATCTGAATCGCTGACCTGAGTCCGGGGATCCCTTGGTCCTCCCTTGTCGCCCGGTGCGTCGTCGGGAGCAGTCGCTTCCGGCCCAGCTCTCTTCAGGGCCAGGCCCCCGTCGACTACATGCGGACGATCGAGGCCAGAGATCCAGAGGCCCGGCCGGAGTCCTTAGCCGCCATGTCGCTCCAGGAGCTTAGGGTCGTCACCAACGAAGTCGGCATGGGAATCGTACCCGGCGACGCGCTCGCCCGCAGGTGCCGGGACGCGCTCGGCTGGGCGAATGCCCGAATCGCACACGTCACCGATCGAGTCATCTTGATGGTGTCCGGCCTCCTCATCCAAGTGAAGCGACGCCGGGCACCCAACCCTTCTAGCGCAATCCGGACGTCGGGCGGCCCCGTCCGCTAGTCGCGGACGAACACCTCCACGCCGTCCACGAACACCCGCTCCACCCAACTCGTGACGCTGAGAGGTGGTCCGTCGAGGATAATGACGTCCCCGTCCTTTCCGACTTCCAGACTGCCGATCCGATCATCCACACCGAGGATTTCCGCAGCACTAAGTGTCACGGCACGAAGAACCTCGGCTTCGGTAAGCCCGTATCCCGCCGCGAGGGCGGCATCGAGTAGAAGCCACTTACCGGATCCACTGGGCCCAAGCGAGCCGAAACTCCGAGAGAAGCTGGCGATGGCGAACGTGACGCCGGAGCCCTGCAAGCGGGCAGCCCGACGCTCGTCAGGGTTGGAATACTCGTCCCGATCAGGGATCTCTTCACCCGACACGAAGGGGTGGGAGATCGGCCCGAGTACGACCGGCACCCCCGCCTCGTTCAGGGCATCGCCGAGCTGATCGGCGGAAACCCCGCTATCCAGAATGAGCCGGAAGCCGAACTCTTCGGCGAGTCGCAGCGCCTCGCGGATTTCAGTGGTTCGGTTGGCCTGAATGCGAGCTGGGATCTCACCTGAGAGCATGAGCGCGAGGGCCTCCATTCCAAGATCCCGGGGTGGAGCAGCACCCCGCTCTCCCTCGGGAAGCGCCCGCCAGGCATCCTGTTGCTGTTGATACTCACCCGCTCGGACGAGCTGCTCGCGGAGGTGCGCCACCACGGCCATACGGGTTCCAGGAGAGCGATTCCCAGCGCTGAACGTGCCCGCGGGCCGTTGGCCGAGCGTGATATCGATCGCTGCCGGCTCACGAACGATCAGCCCGTCGTACGTCTCAGCCGCCGCCTTCACGATCGCGCCCTGCCCACCGATGACCGTCGCGTCCGCAGGGGCGATGTAGTGCGTCGTGACCCCGCCCATGAGGAGGTCCTTCGAGCGCGGAGCAGCTGGAGCCTCCCCGTCACTGAAGGCACCGAACGGGTAGTACGCCTCGATGGCACGAAGCTGAGGCGTGCTCGGAGCGCTGGTCTCGTTGAGGTCCGTTCCGCTGATGCCGTAGTAGCTCATCGCGTCGATCAAACCGGGCAGCACGTATCGATCGGTTGCGTTCACGATGGTCGCACCACCTGGAACGTCGACGTTCGCGCCGACCGCCGCGATGATGCCGTCGCGTAGGAGGACGGTGCCCCCCTCGATGGCCGGACCCGATACGGGAACTACCGTCCCACCCTGAATCGCGATCACCTGACCGCTGGCTGGTGTCATGGCCGTGGCGAAGAAGACCAGCGCCAAAGCCCATCCACGGCTCACGGAAGCTATACGGATCATCGACCTTCCTCCGTCGCACGATCGAAGGCCAGGCGGCCATCCACATAGACCAGGTCCACTCGAGACGTGAGTTCGTACCAGGGGCCGTTGATCACGACCAAGTCGGCATCTTTCCCCACTTCAATGCTCCCCACGCGATCGTCGACCTCCGCGATCGTCGCTGGATTGATGGTGAGGGCCCTCAACGCATCCTCAGGGGCCATCCCATAGCGGATGGCCAGAGCCGCGTTGTACCGCTGATGCTTCGACATGACCACCGGGTCATCCGTATGGAAGGCGAAGGTGATCCCCTTCTCCACCAGATATGCCGGCGCACGCATGACCTCCTCGACGAGGCCGATCCGAATGAACAATGGCAAGCCGACAACGGGGACATTCCGGGCGGCAATTTCATCCGCCACCTTGTACGCCTCGGTCGCATGATGGAGCGTGAGTCCGAAGTCGAAGTCGTCCTTGAGGCGAAGGAGTGACAGGATGTCGTGGGCCGAATGCACGTGCGCGCGTATTCGGTTCTCGCCTCGAAGAATCCCGGCTAGGACCTCGAGATCGAGGTTCGTCGGGGGCGGAGCGCCCTCCTCACCGCCCGCGCGCCACGCGTCCTGAGCGGCCTGATACTCCTGGGCTTTGATCAGCCGCTCGCGGAGCATGGACGTTGTGGCCATGCTCGTTTCCGTGTGAGGGCGCTTTGCTCCCATCGCGATCTTCAGACCACCGGAGGGATCGAGGATCCGATCCTCCCAGACCGCACCCCACGTCTTCACGACCGCGGACTGACCGCTACTGACCGACCCACTTCCAGGGCCCGTCACGATCGTGGTCACCCCACCGTCGACCGCGTTGAACCAGTACCGCTCGTCCGGGCTGAGAACGTCCATGATCCGGTAGCGCGGCGTAAACGTCGTCGAACGTTCGTTCACATCCCGAACGTCGAAGCCGATGTGCGAGTGGTTGTCGAGCATGCCCGGGATGATGGTCCTGCCCGAAACATCCACGACCGGCACACCTCTGGGGACGGTGACGTCGTTACCTACAGCGGTGACCTTGCCGTCTCGCACGACGACGGTCCCGCCCTCGAACACGTCTCCAGCGGCGGTATGAATCACCCCACCCGTGAGCGCCACGTCCTGGGCGGACAAGGACCGAGCGGCACCAAGGAGCAGGAGGGCCGTGGATACCGTAAGGGTCAGCGACCCTTTGAGGGCGATCGAGCCAAGACCTTGGTGCATGGTATCTCCCGTAGTCATGCGTGTCCCGGCGTGATCGTGGCCGGAGCCCGTAGTCCTGGCAACTGAGACATCCCGGCCACCGGAAACGAGTCAGGCCAGCCTAGCCGGGCGTCCTGTAGCGAGCAAGGAGGGGGCTATGGGGACGAACCCCTCTCGGCAAGGAAGTTGCCTAACAAGCCATTGCTACTGTCGCCGAAGAACTAAGTAGGTACGCTTCGCTTGTTAACGGGCGGGCCGCGCAGCAGAATCGCAGAGTCGTTAGACCGCCTCTTTCTGGGACTAGACCCATTCTCTGTAGCAGCGCGTTGAGATCCGGATTCACTGTCGTACTCGCGGCAGTAGCATGCTCATTCAACCCCTCAGCGCTGGCGGGGCAAGGGCAGGACTGGGCATCTCTGGATCGGTACCGCGAGGACAACGCGCGCCTCGGTCCACCCTCCGCAGGTGAGGCTAGAGTGGTGTTCTACGGCAATTCCATCACCGACGCGTGGGCAGAACACTTCGACGTGATGTTCCCTGGCAAGCCGTACGTGGGGCGGGGCATTAGCGGGCAGACCACGCCGCAAATGCTGGTGCGTTTTCGCCAAGACGTGATCGCGTTGCAGCCGTCGGTCGTAGTGATCCTCGCGGGAACCAACGATATCGCGGGGAACACCGGTCCATCGACTCAGGCAATGATCGAGGACAACCTCGTCTCGATGGCAGAGCTGGCCCAGGCGTATGGCATCAGCGTCATACTGTCCTCTGTGCTACCGGCGTCCGACTACCGTTGGCGACCGGGTCTGGACCCGGGCCCCAAGATTGTCTCGCTCAACACTTGGATGAGGGACTATGCCGACGGTCATGGAGCTGTGTACCTCGACTACCACACCGCGATGACGGACGAACATCTGGGTCTCGGGCCGGAGTTGTCTCATGACGGAGTTCACCCCAACGAGTCGGGCTACCGACTAATGGTCCCGCTCGCCGAGGCCGCGATCGCGAAGGCGCTCAGTGAGAGATGATTGGAGGTCCGACCCTGGGGCTTCCTAACAAGCGATTGCTACTGACACGGGTTACCTGAAGGGCAGCGGGCCACTCGCCTAACAGCTCGCGCCCCTTTTTAGGGGACGGGCCGTGCAGCAGAATGACGAGACGTTAGAGAGTCTCCACCCGCGTGCCTTGGAGGATCTATCCTAGGAGGATGATCCCTACGCACATCAGGAGCATCAGGGCTGCGGGTACCGATCGCATCGGTGGGTCTCCCAC is from Longimicrobiales bacterium and encodes:
- a CDS encoding amidohydrolase family protein is translated as MIRIASVSRGWALALVFFATAMTPASGQVIAIQGGTVVPVSGPAIEGGTVLLRDGIIAAVGANVDVPGGATIVNATDRYVLPGLIDAMSYYGISGTDLNETSAPSTPQLRAIEAYYPFGAFSDGEAPAAPRSKDLLMGGVTTHYIAPADATVIGGQGAIVKAAAETYDGLIVREPAAIDITLGQRPAGTFSAGNRSPGTRMAVVAHLREQLVRAGEYQQQQDAWRALPEGERGAAPPRDLGMEALALMLSGEIPARIQANRTTEIREALRLAEEFGFRLILDSGVSADQLGDALNEAGVPVVLGPISHPFVSGEEIPDRDEYSNPDERRAARLQGSGVTFAIASFSRSFGSLGPSGSGKWLLLDAALAAGYGLTEAEVLRAVTLSAAEILGVDDRIGSLEVGKDGDVIILDGPPLSVTSWVERVFVDGVEVFVRD
- a CDS encoding DUF429 domain-containing protein, coding for MRLGFAGIDLAFAKRKRLPVALCTWVDGRLVPEPLGALPFEPPRGSGNAMVLDEDVVTEFVEATATYLVRVCDHLGVRLGRIAIDAPSAPRLAGTDRRAAELAMDRAGISCFSTPSADDFNEIFTKVRRHLGQGGAENRIPHANQLWMVVGFRLFSRLSELAPCVEVFPQATARVLGSGQVHKSESGGVEAQLAEAAIHTGWPGGGEADPAFEDIAFGPAHDRLDAYLSAWVAALAPEERHAFGDPPDDVIWAPKVGSAVFDRPVVTKPKRRLSRPKVRSGVVHAERFKRMCPGCGAHEFVRWPFGWDAHAAYKCVGLEGTAPGARKAEFKTKFGHTFRSDS
- a CDS encoding SGNH/GDSL hydrolase family protein; the protein is MRSGFTVVLAAVACSFNPSALAGQGQDWASLDRYREDNARLGPPSAGEARVVFYGNSITDAWAEHFDVMFPGKPYVGRGISGQTTPQMLVRFRQDVIALQPSVVVILAGTNDIAGNTGPSTQAMIEDNLVSMAELAQAYGISVILSSVLPASDYRWRPGLDPGPKIVSLNTWMRDYADGHGAVYLDYHTAMTDEHLGLGPELSHDGVHPNESGYRLMVPLAEAAIAKALSER
- a CDS encoding amidohydrolase family protein, with product MHQGLGSIALKGSLTLTVSTALLLLGAARSLSAQDVALTGGVIHTAAGDVFEGGTVVVRDGKVTAVGNDVTVPRGVPVVDVSGRTIIPGMLDNHSHIGFDVRDVNERSTTFTPRYRIMDVLSPDERYWFNAVDGGVTTIVTGPGSGSVSSGQSAVVKTWGAVWEDRILDPSGGLKIAMGAKRPHTETSMATTSMLRERLIKAQEYQAAQDAWRAGGEEGAPPPTNLDLEVLAGILRGENRIRAHVHSAHDILSLLRLKDDFDFGLTLHHATEAYKVADEIAARNVPVVGLPLFIRIGLVEEVMRAPAYLVEKGITFAFHTDDPVVMSKHQRYNAALAIRYGMAPEDALRALTINPATIAEVDDRVGSIEVGKDADLVVINGPWYELTSRVDLVYVDGRLAFDRATEEGR
- a CDS encoding bifunctional adenosylcobinamide kinase/adenosylcobinamide-phosphate guanylyltransferase; the encoded protein is MRTIEARDPEARPESLAAMSLQELRVVTNEVGMGIVPGDALARRCRDALGWANARIAHVTDRVILMVSGLLIQVKRRRAPNPSSAIRTSGGPVR